From one Anopheles cruzii chromosome 3, idAnoCruzAS_RS32_06, whole genome shotgun sequence genomic stretch:
- the LOC128273076 gene encoding la-related protein 7, translated as MESEKQTPTKSATKDNDDKKKGRHRKKHTYNAIRTQIEFYFSDANLSKDRYMGQLLRNDSFIPIDEFLKFNKIKALTTSVEDIATALKKSSFLALSDDNLKVRRQNELVARANCEECTLYVESLPPKANHDWVRNVFSSYGKVAYVSLPKFKHSKKIKEFGFVEFEEETSVQKALKTFETFGGVLVYEAADAGKMASIKSYEQDKLAQMQTGAEAIVQDESGSATTVNVEVKPESESESNPELAQPAEQTVLPDEEDSVEPPSKRIKTETACDEDESQDGRHAQVEPNKNVDLAEQINEQKPEPVDDVSIAHEISEEAHGKKKCRQRKGCSTMQKELQLDDKVYELKIMTKKEWRRLRNKYLNLQRDEAIKLKRLFAQSEKHHQRGQSKSNASGVGSGRSGSGGVKSIKSSPRVNFYGAMPVDEEHTGAEGCNDEPEVTETSAAMSKHPLFSFEPGLIVGIKFREPCVDIKDFRAELRQYAYVKYVDLKEGDFEAFVRVDRPSSANALVKEYNSAEHSALILSGELEQQYWHKMLRDREDKLNKRVKTEKVRGRTKLIRKINSHIKFDDDDD; from the exons ATGGAGTCGGAAAAGCAGACGCCTACCAAGAGTGCAACAAAAGATAACGATGATAAAAAGAAAGGACGtcatcgaaagaaacatacGTACAACGCAATAAGGACACAGATTGAGTTTTACTTCTCCGATGCCAATCTGAGCAAGGACCGTTACATGGGGCAGCTGCTGCGCAATGATTCGT TTATACCAATAGACGAGTTCCTCAAGTTTAACAAAATCAAGGCACTTACCACGAGCGTGGAGGACATTGCTACTGCACTCAAGAAATCCAGTTTTCTCGCCCTATCGGATGATAATCTGAAGGTGCGCCGTCAAAACGAGCTAGTGGCACGTGCGAACTGTGAAGAGTGTACGCTGTACGTCGAAAGTTTGCCACCGAAGGCAAACCACGATTGGGTGCGTAATGTGTTCTCCAGCTACGGCAAGGTAGCGTACGTGTCGCTACCAAAATTTAAGCACTCCAAGAAGATCAAAGAGTTTGGCTTCGTCGAGTTTGAAGAGGAAACCAGCGTTCAGAAGGCACTGAAGACGTTCGAAACGTTCGGTGGAGTGCTCGTTTACGAGGCAGCTGACGCGGGAAAGATGGCCAGCATCAAAAGCTACGAACAGGACAAACTAGCACAAATGCAGACTGGTGCGGAAGCGATCGTGCAGGATGAGAGCGGCTCAGCAACAACCGTAAACGTTGAAGTGAAGCCGGAAAGTGAATCGGAAAGTAATCCAGAACTTGCGCAACCTGCAGAACAGACCGTTCTTCCGGATGAAGAAGACAGCGTTGAGCCACCATCGAAAAGAATTAAAACGGAGACAGCTTGTGACGAAGATGAATCACAGGACGGACGTCACGCACAAGTggagccaaacaaaaacgttgatTTGGCTGAGCAAATCAACGAACAAAAACCAGAACCGGTGGACGATGTTTCGATCGCTCACGAAATAAGCGAGGAAGCGcatgggaagaaaaaatgccGCCAAAGGAAAGGTTGTAGTACCATGCAGAAAGAGTTGCAGTTGGACGATAAGGTTTATGAGTTGAAAATAATGACAAA GAAAGAATGGCGACGATTACGGAACAAATACCTCAACTTACAACGCGATGAAGCCATTAAGCTTAAGCGACTGTTCGCGCAGTCCGAAAAACATCACCAACGTGGGCAGTCAAAATCGAACGCTTCCGGAGTAGGAAGTGGAAGGTCGGGAAGCGGTGGAGTGAAATCGATCAAGTCATCCCCACGGGTCAACTTCTACGGTGCCATGCCTGTCGATGAGGAGCACACCGGAGCAGAAGGATGTAATGATGAGCCGGAGGTAACCGAGACGAGTGCCGCTATGTCAAAGCATCCCCTATTCTCCTTCGAACCGGGGCTTATTGTGGGCATAAAGTTTCGGGAACCGTGTGTCGACATAAAGGACTTCCGCGCCGAGCTGAGACAATATGCGTATGTGAAGTACGTGGACTTGAAGGAAGGTGACTTTGAGGCGTTTGTACGCGTCGATAGACCCTCTTCGGCCAACGCGCTCGTAAAGGAGTACAACTCCGCGGAACACAGCGCTCTAATACTCAGTGGCGAGCTAGAGCAACAGTATTGGCACAAGATGCTGCGCGATCGGGAGGACAAACTGAACAAACGCGTTAAAACGGAGAAGGTTCGTGGGCGTACGAAGTTGATTCGTAAGATCAATAGCCACATCAAGtttgacgatgatgacgattaA
- the LOC128272137 gene encoding NHP2-like protein 1 homolog, whose translation MTEEVNPKAYPLADQALTSKIMTLIQQAVNYKQLRRGANEATKTLNRGLSEFIVMAADAEPIEIILHLPLLCEDKNVPYVFVRSKQALGRACGVSRPIVACSVTIDEGSQLKSQIVSIQQEIERLLV comes from the exons ATG ACGGAGGAAGTCAACCCGAAAGCCTATCCTTTGGCGGATCAGGCGCTTACGTCGAAGATCATGACGCTGATCCAGCAGGCCGTAAACTACAAACAGCTGCGCCGTGGAGCCAACGAAGCCACGAAAACGCTGAATCGCGGTCTGTCGGAGTTCATTGTGATGGCAGCCGACGCCGAACCAATCGAAATCATTCTCCACCTTCCTCTGTTGTGTGAAGATAAAAATGTTCCGTATGTCTTTGTGCGCTCCAAGCAGGCCCTGGGCCGTGCCTGTGGCGTTTCGCGTCCCATCGTAGCTTGCTCAGTTACGATCGACGAGGGCTCGCAACTGAAATCGCAGATCGTATCGATCCAGCAGGAAATCGAAAGATTGCTCGTCTAG
- the LOC128271968 gene encoding SNAPIN protein homolog — MAEEHSDSSLTSIDDEERTDNTENLCENPTRDILTEGFFRLFKPVIDDLDNKIRDTSTTQNELRSVLDDLSGEMKNLNFENDPVLHEYFKRMVRIKQKVVVIMNILQGAQERLLLLCQQQELQTVDPATAEP; from the coding sequence ATGGCAGAAGAACACTCGGATAGCTCGCTAACGTCCATCGACGATGAAGAACGTACCGACAACACAGAGAACCTCTGTGAAAACCCGACCAGAGACATCCTGACCGAAGGCTTTTTTCGACTGTTTAAGCCCGTGATTGACGATCTGGATAACAAAATTCGAGACACAAGCACCACGCAGAACGAGCTCCGGTCCGTGCTCGATGATTTGTCTGGTGAAATGAAGAACCTCAACTTTGAGAACGATCCTGTGCTGCACGAATACTTTAAGCGAATGGTGCGCATAAAGCAAAAAGTGGTGGTGATTATGAACATTTTGCAAGGTGCCCAAGAAAGATTGTTGCTGCTTTGCCAGCAGCAAGAACTACAAACAGTAGATCCAGCAACGGCCGAGCCATAA
- the LOC128271967 gene encoding ribonuclease H2 subunit B encodes MSNNKFFFVLKDSLIESGGVSLRIVALRNPATTKASKYLLHREGPGQRQSTLYEVNCFNEQHRSWFINQTVCSNGRIFLPTLIDPLFLVLPYLEQHCAKRAVPLEQALMDEEFPHISVLLDVLSPARLGLVSDEKRAGDIIAYRYSEAKALAWLVSKCQRLSGAVSKQDGSAARSKNFVKEEKENAADFDEKEALHTAYGIVSDYLSLDLAKKLSIALDFPEDENVSKKRKSIADLESAVVKKIKKEEQHDTTPIKLQAPEKKVSAKSKALAKAASGSKSISSFFKK; translated from the exons ATGTCTAATAACaagttcttttttgttttaaaag ATTCCCTCATTGAAAGTGGTGGCGTCAGTTTACGAATTGTGGCTCTACGAAATCCGGCTACGACGAAGGCATCAAAATATCTGCTACACCGAGAAGGGCCTGGCCAGAGACAGAGTACTCTGTATGAAGTGAATTGTTTTAATGAGCAACACAGGTCCTGGTTCATTAACCAGACCGTATGTTCTAATGGAAGGATATTTTTACCCACTCTCATCGATCCGCTGTTTCTGGTCCTTCCGTATTTGGAGCAGCATTGCGCGAAACGAGCGGTTCCACTAGAACAAGCCCTAATGGACGAGGAATTTCCACACATTTCCGTGTTACTCGATGTTCTGAGTCCCGCACGGTTAGGTTTAGTATCGGATGAAAAGCGTGCGGGTGATATCATTGCTTACAGGTACAGTGAAGCAAAGGCTTTGGCCTGGTTGGTCAGCAAATGCCAGCGGTTAAGCGGAGCCGTCAGCAAACAGGATGGTTCCGCGGCACGCTCCAAAAACTTTGTCAAAGAGGAAAAGGAGAACGCAGCGGATTTCGATGAGAAAGAAGCGCTGCACACGGCGTACGGCATCGTTAGTGACTATCTCTCGCTGGACCTGGCTAAAAAGCTGTCCATAGCGCTCGATTTTCCCGAGGATGAGAACGTTTCGAAAAAACGAAAGTCCATCGCTGATCTGGAATCGGCGGTagtgaaaaaaattaaaaaggaAGAACAACACGACACCACTCCCATCAAGCTGCAAGCGCCGGAAAAGAAAGTTTCTGCCAAGTCCAAAGCGTTGGCAAAGGCCGCCAGTGGGTCTAAAAGTATATCAAGCTTCTTCAAGAAATAA